A region of Chloracidobacterium sp. DNA encodes the following proteins:
- a CDS encoding translocation/assembly module TamB domain-containing protein has protein sequence MPEDENENSEPQEPSPQIMRRRFFTRRNGVIAAVVLAAAAFLLVLFSFIIYRSGVFNNYVKTQFVTKMADIGVDFSADVFRVTVNPLELELKNATFNDRVSGEKLFFIRDAHLLLTVQNLYAWQLSRDISIDKTEIKGAEAWVKFDENGRSNFANLKLVEDERGSSVNFKYNSVDFSLADSVVHFGDLSRKVSGNAKNVLFLLSPENREVPDEQKRYKFDLTSTDSNFIYNESSVEDIDIRASGIADNRGAEIKSFELKTPIGESTLTGTLTDWAAPRYEFDIQSSVDLTQASSILPIGTSLVGVGNFKGKVTGEGETYRIEGEADAQSLRANGVYLKAVNVEATVAGTNANYEANGTAVAEMLTFEDFRVDFLKLSGNVRGTGTDFRWLGELQAAAAKTNDLGIGGLFLRDATAEVRDRELTAQAGSGRAQKFSIKDLEFAELQARNLKFSLANGTVNVSAPNGNTKSLSSKDFSLQGVTGQNVRVKHRKGTTEVGLNNVRADAGSIKGIKAKKLSVDDFQLTDLPKTTDFTAKNLRVDQLNIDGTTVSGVTAPTVDLENISGGALTVYADKTRVAKIDTGSAVLGSINIGGVRLTVRQGRVEATSNDIDAGDVTLAKTKNLPQGGKLEAVKIQKPVYILEPSGRYRVTADMSLGGGAIGSVALGAARSKVNVTNERVALNDLTATVMNGQLNGRAEIALNNRTASTVTGDFANLDISKLLALQSGRIIPIEGETTGNIDLTFSGTNFRTASGTVNAGITANAGTADSGLIPISGQVRLNAANGLFNIDTADLRSANSSLNASGRFDLKDQNSDLTLALRSADASEIERLVRVLGVSPEFERQMDSMQVAVGGKLTFDGSLTGNLSDPTIDGKASLDSIALRGREIGSVSTDIFVSPSGTELRNGKLRESSGGNASFTVSIPTGKTNSVAVKAELTNINAGNLLAALPIDLPEGIRDLNGNTSGTVDITGLPEQATGLIDLAAANGVIAGQAFDNLKVKAGFSGTRIELQTGEMQIGAGRLNASGNFDRASSAFAADLNGKGVPLPLVLALLPKSVSLPVISGDLDFTAKATGEYNRPSTYDVNFNGIAPNVAVNETSLGNIAFNGKTVNRVLTAELTANLDGRPQVINASVNLADDNLPFMASTDFNQSPVAPFLAFVKQLKDFPITGTGTGRVEFGGNLSALDDKGKRIYTAANLSGTAQFSQLALQIQETPLAAAEPIVIRFNPREIIFESARFAGGGSNMTIAGTKALTDNGNNNLSIDGRVNLTLLNLLTKDTFFSGFADTSVRLSGPNATARLSGTANIVNGSVATFMGSDRFTIERLKARVIFTSNQVEVEEATGYLGGGKFTGSGGGILDGLSVQTFRFSLDGNNVTVPLPKDFMTTGDAQLEIIGVRDNPVQNLQLTISGRVYARRSIYSKDIDLANLVSGRRDPILSSGGSSLTVPRFDLVIEGRDALVVKNNIADLTASVSLVLTGDANEPRISGRITANSGTIFFRKERYEVQRGVLEFPPDTAVEPVINLQAESEIAGYQVYINLSGPLKDSEQLSATVRSSPALPQADVVSLITTGSLTNTAGGLPTFAQTGINTAAEILTDSIINNPARKATDRLFGLNVFEIDPIISGQNIANPSARLTVGRQINKNLRVTYATNLSQDQNQILALEYRVSNKLSLVAQYEQRALSNVTRTRDNFSFEIRFRRRF, from the coding sequence ATGCCCGAAGACGAGAACGAAAACAGTGAACCGCAGGAACCGTCACCGCAGATCATGCGCAGACGGTTTTTTACGCGGCGCAATGGCGTGATCGCGGCTGTGGTGCTTGCGGCGGCGGCGTTTTTGCTTGTGCTTTTTTCGTTCATCATTTACCGTAGCGGCGTTTTTAACAACTATGTAAAGACGCAGTTTGTTACAAAGATGGCTGACATCGGCGTTGATTTTAGTGCCGATGTTTTTCGCGTCACGGTCAATCCGCTCGAACTCGAACTCAAAAACGCGACATTTAACGATCGCGTAAGTGGCGAGAAACTTTTCTTTATCCGCGATGCTCATCTTTTGTTGACGGTCCAGAACCTTTACGCATGGCAATTGAGCCGCGACATCAGTATAGATAAGACCGAGATCAAGGGAGCCGAGGCTTGGGTAAAGTTTGACGAGAACGGGCGTTCGAATTTTGCAAACCTTAAACTCGTCGAGGATGAGCGCGGATCGTCCGTAAATTTCAAATACAACTCGGTCGATTTTTCGCTTGCTGACAGCGTCGTGCATTTTGGCGATCTGTCACGAAAGGTCTCAGGTAATGCGAAGAACGTTCTGTTTCTTCTTTCGCCGGAGAATCGCGAGGTTCCAGATGAACAGAAACGCTACAAATTTGATCTGACCTCGACGGACTCGAACTTTATATATAACGAAAGCTCGGTGGAGGACATAGACATTCGAGCTTCGGGCATAGCAGATAACCGAGGAGCCGAGATCAAGAGTTTTGAATTAAAAACGCCCATCGGTGAATCAACGCTGACGGGAACGCTTACCGATTGGGCCGCACCGCGTTATGAATTCGATATTCAATCGAGCGTCGATCTGACGCAGGCGTCGAGCATTTTACCGATCGGCACTTCGCTCGTCGGTGTCGGCAATTTTAAAGGCAAGGTGACCGGCGAAGGCGAGACTTATAGGATCGAAGGCGAGGCAGATGCTCAGAGCCTGCGTGCGAACGGCGTTTACCTCAAGGCCGTGAACGTCGAGGCGACTGTTGCCGGAACGAATGCCAATTACGAAGCAAACGGAACTGCCGTGGCAGAGATGTTGACGTTCGAAGATTTTCGCGTTGATTTTCTCAAGCTGTCGGGAAACGTACGTGGGACGGGAACTGATTTTCGGTGGCTGGGCGAGCTTCAGGCTGCGGCCGCAAAAACGAATGATCTTGGCATAGGCGGTTTATTTTTACGCGACGCGACGGCCGAGGTTCGTGATCGCGAACTCACTGCACAGGCCGGCAGCGGACGAGCGCAAAAGTTCTCGATCAAGGATCTGGAGTTTGCCGAGCTGCAAGCGCGAAACCTGAAATTTTCGCTGGCTAACGGCACCGTAAATGTTTCCGCTCCGAATGGAAATACCAAGTCCCTTTCGTCTAAGGATTTTAGTTTGCAAGGCGTGACCGGCCAAAATGTCCGCGTAAAACATCGCAAAGGCACGACCGAGGTTGGTCTGAACAACGTCAGGGCCGATGCCGGATCGATAAAGGGTATAAAAGCGAAAAAGCTTTCGGTTGACGATTTCCAACTTACAGATCTGCCGAAAACGACCGATTTTACTGCTAAGAATCTTCGCGTCGACCAACTTAATATTGACGGTACGACTGTCAGCGGCGTTACTGCTCCGACGGTGGATCTTGAAAATATTTCCGGCGGTGCACTGACGGTTTATGCAGACAAAACTCGCGTTGCAAAGATCGATACAGGCTCGGCCGTGCTTGGCAGCATTAATATTGGAGGCGTCCGGCTAACGGTCAGGCAAGGCCGTGTCGAAGCGACGTCGAACGACATCGATGCGGGCGATGTGACATTGGCGAAAACCAAAAACCTGCCGCAAGGCGGTAAACTCGAAGCCGTAAAAATTCAAAAGCCGGTTTACATTCTTGAACCATCTGGCCGTTATCGCGTGACCGCGGACATGAGCCTCGGCGGCGGTGCGATCGGAAGTGTTGCTCTTGGAGCAGCGAGATCGAAAGTGAATGTTACGAATGAGCGCGTAGCTTTGAACGATCTAACCGCGACTGTAATGAACGGCCAGTTGAACGGCAGGGCCGAGATCGCTCTGAACAACAGAACGGCATCGACGGTGACAGGCGATTTTGCCAACCTAGATATTTCAAAACTTCTCGCACTGCAAAGCGGACGCATTATTCCTATTGAGGGCGAGACGACCGGGAACATTGATCTCACATTCAGCGGAACGAACTTTCGCACGGCGAGCGGAACCGTAAATGCAGGCATCACCGCAAACGCAGGAACAGCAGACAGCGGCCTGATACCGATCAGCGGGCAGGTAAGACTTAACGCGGCAAATGGTCTTTTTAATATCGATACAGCCGACCTAAGATCGGCGAACAGCAGCCTGAACGCAAGCGGACGTTTTGATCTAAAGGACCAGAATTCCGATCTAACGCTTGCACTGAGATCGGCTGATGCTTCGGAGATCGAACGGCTTGTTCGCGTTCTAGGTGTGTCGCCCGAGTTTGAGCGTCAGATGGATTCGATGCAGGTCGCGGTCGGCGGAAAGTTGACGTTTGACGGATCGCTGACGGGCAATTTATCCGATCCAACGATCGATGGAAAGGCTTCGCTCGATTCGATCGCTTTGCGCGGACGCGAGATAGGGTCTGTCTCAACCGACATATTTGTATCGCCATCCGGCACTGAACTGCGAAACGGTAAACTGCGGGAAAGCAGCGGCGGAAACGCGTCATTTACTGTTAGTATCCCAACCGGAAAGACGAACAGCGTAGCGGTAAAAGCAGAACTCACAAATATAAATGCGGGCAATCTTCTTGCCGCATTGCCGATAGATCTGCCGGAAGGGATTCGCGACTTGAACGGCAACACATCGGGAACCGTCGATATCACGGGCTTGCCTGAACAGGCGACAGGATTGATCGATCTTGCTGCGGCGAATGGTGTAATTGCGGGGCAGGCGTTTGATAATTTGAAGGTCAAAGCAGGCTTTAGCGGAACGCGGATCGAACTGCAGACAGGCGAGATGCAGATCGGCGCCGGACGGCTTAACGCAAGCGGAAATTTTGACCGTGCATCGTCAGCATTTGCTGCCGATCTCAACGGTAAGGGCGTTCCGCTTCCGCTCGTACTTGCACTTTTGCCAAAGAGCGTAAGTTTGCCTGTCATCAGCGGCGACCTGGATTTCACGGCAAAGGCGACAGGAGAATACAACCGCCCTTCGACATACGACGTCAATTTTAACGGCATTGCACCGAATGTTGCCGTCAATGAAACCTCGCTCGGCAACATTGCTTTCAACGGAAAAACGGTGAATCGAGTGTTGACAGCCGAACTGACCGCAAATCTCGACGGACGGCCGCAAGTGATAAATGCTTCGGTAAATCTGGCCGATGACAATTTGCCGTTTATGGCTTCGACAGATTTTAATCAAAGCCCTGTTGCTCCTTTTCTCGCTTTCGTAAAGCAGCTGAAAGATTTTCCTATCACCGGAACGGGAACCGGACGTGTCGAGTTTGGCGGAAATCTGTCGGCACTCGACGACAAAGGAAAACGCATTTATACAGCCGCAAATTTGTCAGGCACCGCACAGTTTTCGCAGCTTGCTTTGCAAATACAGGAAACGCCGCTTGCCGCAGCGGAGCCTATTGTTATCCGGTTTAATCCGCGTGAGATCATTTTTGAAAGCGCTCGGTTTGCGGGCGGCGGATCGAATATGACGATCGCCGGAACCAAAGCACTGACCGACAACGGCAACAACAATCTATCGATCGATGGCCGTGTAAATCTTACTCTGCTCAATTTGCTGACGAAGGATACCTTCTTTAGCGGTTTTGCGGATACGTCGGTTAGGCTGTCGGGGCCAAATGCGACGGCGAGGCTTTCCGGTACGGCAAATATCGTTAACGGCTCGGTCGCGACATTTATGGGCTCAGATCGTTTTACGATTGAACGTCTCAAGGCACGAGTGATCTTTACCTCCAATCAGGTCGAGGTCGAAGAGGCAACCGGATACCTCGGTGGTGGAAAGTTTACCGGAAGCGGAGGAGGAATTCTTGACGGTTTGTCGGTTCAAACATTTAGGTTTTCGCTTGACGGCAATAATGTTACCGTTCCGCTGCCAAAGGATTTTATGACGACCGGCGATGCTCAACTCGAGATCATCGGCGTTCGCGATAATCCTGTGCAGAACTTGCAATTGACTATCAGCGGCCGCGTTTATGCTCGCCGCAGCATTTATTCAAAGGATATTGATCTTGCAAATCTGGTAAGCGGACGGCGTGATCCGATTTTGTCTTCAGGCGGCAGCTCGTTGACGGTTCCGCGATTTGATCTGGTGATCGAGGGCCGCGACGCGTTGGTGGTAAAGAACAACATCGCCGACCTGACGGCATCGGTATCGCTCGTTCTTACGGGTGACGCGAATGAACCGCGTATTTCGGGCCGCATAACCGCGAATAGCGGCACGATCTTTTTTAGAAAGGAAAGATACGAAGTGCAGCGCGGTGTTCTTGAGTTCCCGCCCGATACCGCCGTTGAACCGGTCATCAATCTTCAAGCTGAGTCTGAGATCGCAGGTTATCAGGTCTATATCAATCTGTCAGGGCCGCTCAAGGATTCCGAGCAGCTCTCAGCAACAGTACGATCCAGCCCGGCACTGCCTCAGGCCGATGTTGTATCGCTGATCACGACCGGAAGCCTGACAAATACCGCGGGCGGGCTGCCAACGTTTGCTCAGACCGGAATCAATACCGCTGCGGAAATTTTGACGGATTCGATCATCAACAATCCCGCGAGGAAAGCGACCGACAGGCTGTTTGGCTTGAATGTGTTTGAGATCGATCCGATCATTTCGGGGCAGAATATTGCAAATCCGTCGGCAAGGCTAACTGTCGGGCGGCAGATAAATAAGAATTTAAGGGTCACATACGCAACCAACCTGTCGCAGGACCAAAATCAGATACTCGCACTCGAATATCGCGTGTCGAACAAGCTGTCATTAGTAGCCCAATACGAACAGCGAGCATTGAGCAACGTTACGCGTACGCGCGACAACTTTAGTTTTGAAATTCGTTTTCGCCGGAGATTTTAG
- the ribB gene encoding 3,4-dihydroxy-2-butanone-4-phosphate synthase: MPLASIEDAARDIRDGKMIIVVDDEDRENEGDLVCAAEMVTPEIINFMAVHGRGLICMPLTEERCNELQLFPQTTENTSSMGTAFTTSIEAREGVTTGISAADRAKTILTAVDPKSKASDLARPGHVFPLRAKNGGVLVRVGQTEASVDIARIAGLQPAAVICEIMNDDGTMARMPELEVFAEKHGLKIISVADLVRYRIHKETLVKRVVETDLPTQFGTFRAVLYENEVNGETHLALAMGDVSSATEPVIVRVQTENVTFAMFGVGLGEASNAVQTSLQKISEAGYGVILYLRQRENNLDLVNQLRTYALMQEQGMDFQTAKRETGYGKVHDYGIGAQILKDLGVKKIRLLSNHPPKVNALDAFDLEIVETVSL, from the coding sequence ATGCCTTTAGCCTCGATAGAAGATGCCGCGCGCGACATCCGCGACGGAAAAATGATAATCGTCGTGGATGACGAGGACCGTGAAAATGAGGGCGATCTCGTCTGCGCGGCGGAGATGGTGACGCCGGAGATCATTAATTTTATGGCGGTGCATGGCCGCGGTTTGATCTGTATGCCGTTGACCGAGGAGCGCTGTAATGAGCTACAACTGTTCCCGCAGACAACGGAAAACACCTCGAGCATGGGCACGGCGTTTACGACTTCGATCGAGGCTCGCGAAGGTGTGACGACGGGCATTTCGGCGGCTGATCGGGCGAAGACGATATTAACTGCGGTCGATCCGAAGTCGAAAGCTTCGGATCTGGCGCGGCCGGGGCATGTTTTTCCTTTGCGGGCAAAGAATGGCGGCGTGCTTGTGCGCGTTGGGCAAACTGAGGCGAGCGTTGATATTGCGCGGATCGCGGGATTGCAGCCGGCGGCTGTTATCTGCGAGATCATGAACGACGACGGCACGATGGCGCGGATGCCGGAGCTTGAAGTTTTTGCGGAGAAACATGGGCTGAAGATCATCTCAGTCGCCGACCTTGTTCGTTATCGAATCCATAAAGAAACATTGGTGAAGCGCGTTGTTGAAACGGACCTGCCGACGCAGTTTGGGACGTTTCGGGCGGTGCTTTATGAGAACGAGGTGAACGGCGAAACGCATCTTGCGCTGGCGATGGGCGACGTTTCGAGTGCAACCGAGCCTGTGATAGTTCGCGTCCAAACCGAGAACGTCACGTTTGCGATGTTTGGCGTCGGCTTAGGCGAAGCGTCAAACGCTGTGCAAACCTCTCTCCAAAAGATCTCAGAAGCAGGTTATGGCGTCATACTGTATTTGCGCCAGCGAGAGAATAACCTTGATCTTGTGAATCAGCTCAGGACCTATGCGCTGATGCAGGAGCAGGGAATGGACTTTCAGACGGCAAAACGTGAGACGGGTTATGGAAAAGTTCACGATTACGGCATCGGCGCGCAGATATTAAAAGATCTCGGCGTCAAGAAAATTCGGCTGCTGTCTAATCATCCGCCGAAGGTAAATGCTCTGGATGCGTTTGACCTTGAGATAGTCGAGACGGTGAGCTTGTAG
- a CDS encoding MFS transporter, with product MLQPQRVRLLKVLLHIIFLLSGVTAVLVGPILPVLAKHFALNDLEVSFFFPAQFAGSLTGSFITSRLAKHNKYMTAAIIGGVMMAIGMLLMNADSFAGCLVGFFVNGLGIGLTLPSINMMIVEVEPERPAAALSFLNFCWGVGAILCKPFVDLFSTPDSIGLTTIILAVPLLVFSLLLRLAAGPSKQAAAQTVKDTDADYEPIWRMPIAWAIAFFNFVHVGFESGMGGWLTTYTDRLEGQPITTWLSPTLLYFLFFVIGRGAAPLLFRFLNENKMLFLGLAIVLVGMALTLSAHTILALSLGSSIAGFGTSWIFPTNVSRFSKTFGPAANRRATPLFMFGTLGAASVTWLIGFISNQTGNLRSGMYVLVVSVVVLIVVQIGLSVKTLRIEKKY from the coding sequence ATGCTGCAGCCGCAAAGGGTCCGATTGCTAAAGGTCCTCCTACATATAATCTTTCTGCTCTCAGGTGTTACCGCTGTCCTCGTCGGTCCGATCCTGCCGGTGCTCGCAAAGCATTTTGCGCTAAATGACCTGGAGGTCAGCTTCTTTTTCCCGGCTCAATTTGCGGGTTCGCTGACGGGCTCATTTATCACGAGCCGTTTAGCGAAACACAATAAATATATGACCGCGGCGATCATCGGCGGCGTCATGATGGCGATCGGTATGTTGCTGATGAACGCTGATTCGTTCGCGGGTTGTCTGGTTGGATTTTTTGTCAACGGACTCGGCATCGGGCTGACGCTGCCGTCGATCAATATGATGATAGTCGAGGTCGAACCCGAACGCCCCGCAGCCGCTCTCAGCTTTCTAAACTTCTGCTGGGGCGTCGGAGCGATCCTCTGCAAACCGTTCGTCGATCTTTTCAGCACGCCGGACAGCATCGGGCTGACGACTATAATTCTCGCCGTACCGCTTCTGGTATTTTCGCTGTTGCTGCGTCTCGCGGCCGGCCCGTCAAAGCAAGCCGCTGCACAAACAGTCAAAGACACCGACGCCGACTACGAACCGATCTGGCGAATGCCGATCGCGTGGGCCATCGCCTTTTTCAACTTCGTCCACGTCGGTTTCGAAAGCGGCATGGGCGGTTGGCTGACCACCTACACCGACCGGCTCGAAGGCCAGCCGATCACCACCTGGCTGTCGCCAACGCTGCTCTATTTCCTGTTCTTCGTCATCGGCCGCGGAGCCGCTCCGCTCCTGTTTCGCTTTCTGAACGAGAATAAAATGCTCTTCCTCGGCCTCGCAATAGTCCTCGTGGGAATGGCACTTACGCTGTCTGCTCACACAATTCTTGCGTTAAGCCTCGGCTCATCCATCGCCGGATTTGGCACCTCGTGGATATTCCCGACCAACGTCTCGCGATTCTCAAAAACCTTTGGCCCTGCCGCCAACCGACGCGCAACCCCGCTATTCATGTTCGGCACCCTCGGCGCCGCGTCAGTAACATGGCTCATCGGCTTCATCTCCAACCAAACCGGCAACCTCCGCTCCGGAATGTATGTGCTGGTCGTGAGCGTCGTTGTCCTTATCGTCGTCCAAATAGGATTGAGCGTTAAAACATTGAGAATCGAGAAAAAGTATTGA
- the galU gene encoding UTP--glucose-1-phosphate uridylyltransferase GalU, whose translation MTNKIRKAVFPAAGLGTRFLPATKSSPKEMLPLVDKPLIQYVIEEAVASGIESILIITGRDKSTIENHFDISFELEQLLKERGKQGLFEAVRAISDMVHISYTRQKQALGLGHAIYQAKDFVGNEPFAALLADDIVDAEKPALKQMVEVFEKYNAPVIATMQVAGEDISRFGVIDADEVEPNVYKIKDMVEKPKFADAPSDLAIIGRYIFTPDIFKAIEQTKPGAGGEIQITDAMRILLKERPFYAVKLEGKRHDAGDKLGFLMATVELALKREDLGEEFRNYLKTLDLSA comes from the coding sequence ATGACAAACAAAATTCGCAAGGCTGTTTTCCCCGCTGCGGGGCTAGGTACAAGGTTTCTACCGGCGACGAAATCATCGCCTAAAGAAATGCTGCCGCTGGTCGATAAACCCCTTATCCAGTATGTGATAGAGGAAGCCGTCGCAAGCGGCATCGAGTCCATTTTGATCATCACAGGCCGTGACAAAAGCACGATCGAGAATCATTTCGATATATCGTTCGAGCTCGAACAACTGCTAAAAGAACGCGGTAAACAAGGGCTTTTTGAGGCGGTGCGGGCGATCTCGGACATGGTTCATATCAGCTACACGCGGCAAAAACAGGCTTTGGGCCTTGGCCATGCGATCTATCAGGCAAAGGATTTTGTCGGCAATGAGCCGTTTGCGGCATTGCTGGCGGACGACATTGTGGACGCCGAAAAACCTGCCTTAAAACAGATGGTCGAGGTTTTTGAGAAGTATAATGCTCCTGTTATAGCCACGATGCAGGTCGCCGGAGAAGACATCTCGCGGTTCGGAGTGATCGATGCCGACGAGGTCGAACCTAATGTTTACAAGATCAAGGACATGGTCGAAAAGCCGAAATTTGCTGACGCTCCGTCCGATCTGGCCATTATTGGAAGGTATATTTTTACGCCTGATATTTTCAAGGCGATCGAGCAAACCAAGCCTGGTGCCGGCGGCGAGATACAGATCACCGACGCGATGCGTATTTTGTTGAAAGAAAGGCCTTTCTACGCGGTCAAACTCGAAGGAAAACGCCACGATGCGGGCGATAAACTGGGCTTTTTGATGGCAACTGTCGAACTTGCTCTAAAACGCGAAGACCTAGGTGAAGAATTTCGAAATTATTTAAAAACTCTCGATCTCAGTGCATAA
- the serS gene encoding serine--tRNA ligase, with protein MLDLNFVRDNLDAVRSALKNRNFPTDSLDKFVELDAERRRVIGEADKINQLRNSSSKEIGALMQAGNKDEADAKKAEIAGLKNKQTEFERLRDESVASMHELLAGLPNIPADDVPIGADESANKEVRRWGEPKEFDFEPKDHVDLGEKLGIIDFERATKIAGSRFAILNGAGARLSRALINFMLEVHTTEHGYTETLPPFLVNRTALFGTNQLPKFEDDLFHIKDDRGFALIPTAEVPVTNYHSEEILDASELPKYFTAYTPCFRSEAGSYGRDTRGLIRQHQFEKVELVKLCVPENSEDEHEKLTANAERILQLLGLPYRTMVLSTGDMGFGARKTYDIEVWLPSQKTYREISSCSNCGDFQARRMNTRFRRAGGAKPEFVHTLNGSGLAVGRTWIAILENYQQADGSILIPEALQPYMNGLKRIS; from the coding sequence ATGCTCGACCTCAATTTTGTAAGAGATAATTTGGATGCGGTTCGCTCAGCGCTGAAAAACCGCAATTTTCCTACCGATTCGCTCGATAAGTTTGTCGAGCTCGACGCCGAGCGCCGCCGCGTCATAGGCGAAGCCGACAAGATCAACCAGCTTAGAAACTCATCAAGTAAAGAGATCGGTGCTCTAATGCAGGCCGGAAATAAGGACGAAGCCGATGCCAAAAAGGCTGAAATTGCAGGGCTAAAAAACAAACAGACTGAGTTTGAGCGGCTTCGCGATGAGTCTGTTGCATCAATGCACGAACTGCTGGCCGGCTTGCCGAATATTCCCGCTGATGACGTCCCGATAGGTGCGGATGAGTCTGCAAACAAAGAGGTTAGGCGTTGGGGTGAGCCGAAAGAATTTGATTTTGAGCCAAAGGACCACGTCGATCTCGGCGAAAAGTTAGGCATTATCGACTTTGAAAGGGCGACAAAGATCGCAGGTTCACGGTTTGCGATCCTTAACGGAGCAGGTGCTCGACTTAGCCGAGCATTGATCAATTTCATGCTTGAGGTCCACACGACCGAGCATGGATATACTGAGACGCTGCCGCCTTTTTTGGTAAATAGAACGGCACTTTTCGGCACAAACCAACTGCCGAAATTTGAAGACGATCTGTTTCATATCAAGGACGATCGAGGCTTTGCTTTGATACCAACGGCCGAAGTTCCGGTCACAAATTATCATTCCGAAGAGATCCTTGACGCATCTGAGCTTCCCAAGTACTTTACGGCTTATACACCATGTTTTCGCAGCGAAGCTGGCAGTTACGGCCGTGATACACGCGGACTAATACGCCAGCATCAGTTTGAAAAAGTGGAGCTTGTAAAGCTGTGTGTGCCCGAAAATTCCGAAGACGAACACGAAAAGCTGACCGCAAACGCCGAACGCATCTTGCAGCTTCTTGGTTTGCCATATCGCACGATGGTCCTTTCCACAGGCGATATGGGCTTTGGCGCCAGAAAGACCTACGACATTGAGGTTTGGCTGCCAAGCCAGAAAACGTATCGCGAAATATCGTCATGTAGTAATTGCGGTGACTTCCAGGCGAGGCGTATGAACACGCGTTTTCGCCGTGCCGGCGGTGCAAAGCCTGAATTTGTTCATACTCTGAACGGCAGCGGCCTGGCTGTAGGCCGAACATGGATAGCTATACTCGAAAACTATCAGCAAGCTGACGGTTCAATTCTTATCCCCGAAGCTTTGCAACCCTATATGAACGGGTTAAAAAGAATTTCCTGA